Sequence from the Deltaproteobacteria bacterium genome:
TTGCTCGAACCGGAATTGGCCGAGGCCATCATGGCCGCCTGCCGCGAGGTGCGCGAGGGCAAGTTCGACGACCAGTTCGTGGTCGATGTCATTCAGGGCGGGGCCGGCACGTCCGTGAACATGAACGCCAACGAGGTCATCGCCAACCGCGCCCTGGAACTTCTCGGGCACGTCAGGGGCGAATACGGATTTTGCCACCCCAACAACCATGTCAATCTGTCCCAGTCCACCAACGACGTGTACCCGACGTCGCTGCGCATCGCCGCCGTGTGGAAGATCCGCGAACTGGCCCGGGCCATGCGCGAGTTGATCGACGCCCTGGCCGCCAAGGGCGAGGAGTTCGCCGATGTCATCAAGATGGGCCGGACCCAGCTCCAGGACGCCGTGCCCATGACCCTGGGCCAGGAGTTTTCGGCCTGGGCCGTGACCGTGGGCGAGGACGTCGAGCGGGTGGAGGAATGCCAGCGCCTGCTCATGGAAATCAACATGGGGGCCACGGCCATCGGCACGGGCATCAACACCGTGCCGGCCTACGCCGCCTTTGTCTGCGAGAAACTGGCGCACATCACGGGCCTGCCCCTGATCAAGTCGCCCAATCTGGTCGAGGCCACGTCGGATACCGGCGCCTTTGTCCAGCTTTCGGGCGTGTTCAAGCGCGTGGCCGTGAAGCTGTCCAAGATCTGCAACGATCTGCGTCTGTTGTCCTCGGGGCCGTTTTGCGGCCTGGGCGAGATCAACCTGCCGCCCATGCAGCCGGGGTCGTCCATCATGCCGGGCAAGGTCAATCCGGTCATTCCAGAGATGGTCAACCAAGTCTGTTTCCAGACCATCGGCAACGACGTGACCGTGACCATGGCCGCCGAGGCCGGACAGTTGGAACTCAACGTCTTCGAGCCGCTCATCGCCTTCAACCTCTTCCAGATCATGGACATGCTTGGCCGGGCCATGCGGATTCTGAAGGATCGGTGCATCGTCGGCATCACCGCCAATCGCGAACGCTGCGCCCAGTTGGTGCGTCAGTCGGCCGGGATCGTGACCATTCTGGTGCCGTATCTCGGCTACGACGAGGCCGCGGCCATTGCCAAGGAAGCGGCCCGGACCGGCGCGACGGTATATGATTTGGTGCTGGAAAAGGAGCTCATGACCCGGGAAGAGCTGGAGGACGTCCTGGATCCGATGCGGATGACCCATCCGCGCATGGTCCGGGCGCGACGTTTGTAGGGCGCGGGGCCGATGGAGGGAAAAACAAGGCCCCCGGATTTCGGGGGCCTTGAAATTTAGTTGGTGTGGCAGCTCTTGCAGGCGAGGGGCGCGTCCCCCGTGCCTTCGCGCTTGAGCTTGCGGTGACAGCCGACGCAGCTCTTGGTGGTGTCCTTGGTGGTGTGAAAGGCGCGGTACACGGAGCTGTATTCCGGCTTGATGGTCGGATCGTCGTGACAGCCCTCGGTCATGCAGCCCTGGAAGGCGTAGGTGTCGGCCACGGTGTGGTGGCAGTCGGCACAGGCGATCTCCATGTGCGAGGCATGGTTGAAGACGACATCGCCCTTTTTGGGGGTGTAGCCGTCGAAGTGCTTGGGACTCATGGTCACGCTTTCGGGGATTTCCAGCTTCTCCGCGAAGGCGGCGACGGCGCAGCCCAGGATCAGGGCCGCGACAAAGGCCAGGGTAACACGTTGCATCTCTCTTCCTCCTTGATTGTACTCCAAATAAGGACTCCGGAGCCAGGTCGCGAACCAACGGAACAGGCAGGAGTCCGCCCCCATAGAAGGGCCGATTCCTAACTGCTTCCCGATTCAAGGGCAAGGAAGGAATGTCCGATGGCTTTGGGCCGGCCATCGCGGACTTCGGGGCGCGGGACGCAAACGTGCCTCCCCGCTCCGTTTTGTCCGGATGGCGATTCTGGTCCGCGCGAGGCGGCCGCTTCAGGTCCGGTCGTTTTTTTGCCCGCCACGAGTCTTTTGGGGGGCGGCATGTTCG
This genomic interval carries:
- a CDS encoding cytochrome C; translated protein: MGADSCLFRWFATWLRSPYLEYNQGGREMQRVTLAFVAALILGCAVAAFAEKLEIPESVTMSPKHFDGYTPKKGDVVFNHASHMEIACADCHHTVADTYAFQGCMTEGCHDDPTIKPEYSSVYRAFHTTKDTTKSCVGCHRKLKREGTGDAPLACKSCHTN
- the aspA gene encoding aspartate ammonia-lyase — translated: MEYRIEKDSLGERRVPAVAYYGAQTVRALENFQVTGIPIAHFPGQIQALACIKQAAALANLELGLLEPELAEAIMAACREVREGKFDDQFVVDVIQGGAGTSVNMNANEVIANRALELLGHVRGEYGFCHPNNHVNLSQSTNDVYPTSLRIAAVWKIRELARAMRELIDALAAKGEEFADVIKMGRTQLQDAVPMTLGQEFSAWAVTVGEDVERVEECQRLLMEINMGATAIGTGINTVPAYAAFVCEKLAHITGLPLIKSPNLVEATSDTGAFVQLSGVFKRVAVKLSKICNDLRLLSSGPFCGLGEINLPPMQPGSSIMPGKVNPVIPEMVNQVCFQTIGNDVTVTMAAEAGQLELNVFEPLIAFNLFQIMDMLGRAMRILKDRCIVGITANRERCAQLVRQSAGIVTILVPYLGYDEAAAIAKEAARTGATVYDLVLEKELMTREELEDVLDPMRMTHPRMVRARRL